The Dehalococcoidales bacterium genome segment GGCTTTAGCAGCGTAAAATGGCCGGGGCGTTTTCAGGTAGTACCCGGAAATCCTTTAATTATTATAGACGGGGCGCATAACGTTCTTTCCGCACGCGAACTTAAAAAATCGCTTCTCCATTACGGCAAAGATTATTTTTCGGCTGATAAAACAAATGAAAAGTCTTCCGGGATTCTTGTTTTTGGGGCTTCCGCCGATAAAGATGTGGACGGGATAATTGCCGAACTGCTGCCGCTTTTTAACGAGGTAATTGTTACCCGCTCGTCGCATCCGCGTTCAATGGAAACGGCGGAACTGGCAAAAAAGTTTAACAAACCGGGGATAAGGGTTATATCAACCGAAAATGTTGCCGAAGCAATAGAGCTTGCTAAAAAGCAAGCTCTAAACGATTCGCTGTTGTGTATCACCGGCTCGCTTTTTGTTGCCGGTGATGCCTTGTTACATTTAAAGGTCTGCTAACGCCAGACCATGCTGTGCGGGCTTATTTCGTAGATGTTCTTGTTGGTGGCGGTCAAAGAATCAATTTCAAACGATCGGAAAGGCTCAAACTGAACGGTTCGTAACCTCAGATACATTTGCCCCCAATCAACCGAATTGGTTGATGTATTCCAACGGATTCCCGCCTCCCAATTTTCGGAGAAGAACAGGAAATACTTTACGGCGCCGGTATCGGGGTAAACCATTGTTCCGTACCAATCTTCATCCAAAGAAATGCCCAAATCGGGGTTATTGGTGGAAACCCAAGAGATAAACATATTTCTGATTGTTCGCGCTTCGGCAGCCAAATCATCCATTGTTTCGGGCTTCTCGCGCACCTTCAGAGTCACTGTTTCGGTGTCCGAAAAACCTTGCCATTCGGCTTTGACCCTTACTTTAAGAATATTGCCGGCGGTTCCTTCGTTAGGAACAACAACAATCTCGGCAACATATCCCTCACCGATGCCTTTGGGTCCGACGGAGACATAGGCATTTTCAGCCGTAGCCGAAATTTTGGCTAAGCTCGGATCAATTACTTGCGTTGTTTTGGATTCCTCGTCGGTGGAAGTTATTTTTGAGGTCTGGGTTGTTGTCGGTTCTATCGTTCCGTAATCAACGGTTACCAGAAAAACGCAGCTGTAACCCTCAATGGCATCGCTCATATGCAGCGGCCAGACATTTAAAGTAAAAGGGATTATCTTGGTTTTATCGGTGGTCTTTGTACCCGGAGTCCCGTCACAGCCAACCGCAAGCGAGGCTATTAAAAACAGCCCTGCCAAAAGGGATAAACAAACCGGCTTGAAAATTTTTCTTGAAATCTTCATATTTTATTTTCGCTATTCTGTTTACAATACTATTGCATTGCGGTGGGGTTGTCAACCTGTGTTGATACGGCTTCCTTGGGCAGCATTTCTTCTAAAATCTTGCCCATTGCCATCGTATGGCAGCACAGCCCCCAGTGTGAGAAGAAGTCGCAGGTGCAACTCCAACCTTCACTTCCGTATTTGGTAACGTGGGTGTGGTTTTCCCCACGGAAATCGACTGAAAATTCAGTAAAAGTTACTCGATCTTTCTCTTGAGCGTACCTATTGGCTTTTTCTATCTTTCCTATCAAACTCGATTGCATTTTGCCCTCCCTTAAACTGAATATTTTTAATTAAAAAAGCACTGAACTGCAACCAGTCAGCGCTTTTATTTTTGTTCACCCCCAAGGGCCTCTCCATAGAAAATCAGAAGTATCATCTCATCTATTTCTCCCGTAACCGTACCCTCATTCTACCCCATAAACCGGCGCAATGCAATATCTTTGGGGGCTCTTTTTCTTTAATTGCGGAATATTAAAATAAATACAGGGATGGGTTTTATTCCTCCTGTCTTTTCATAAAATACAGAGTTTCGGACGATTGCCAAGCTGTCTTAAGTTCATTTCACATCGTACCGATTAAGACAATCCGAAAACACAAAAACTTAATTGGTGTATAATTAGCGAATATTCGGAGGCAGTGTGATTAATATCAGACATTCGGAAAAAGTATCGGCATATACCCATCTGGCGGGGGCGGTTCTTGCGCTGGCGGGGCTTGTGATTTTACTTGCGGTAACTTGGGGCAGGTGGGATTACTTTATTTTATCGCTTGTTTACGGGCTGGGAGCGCTTTGCCTATTTCTGGCCAGCGGAATTTACCATGCGCAAAAACAAGAAGAAAATGCGGTAAATATTTGGCGGAAACTGGATCATATTGCCATCTTTATTATGATTGCCGGTACCTATACCCCGATGTGCTATGCCTATCTCGGCGGGGCATGGTTTTGGAGTATTATCGGCGTGCAATGGGGCTGTGTTTTGGCGGGGATATTCTTTAAATTCTTTTATATGCGCGCTCCGCGTGTAATTTCGCCGATTCTTTATCTTTTAATGGGCTGGATGGCGGTAATCCCGATGAATATCCTCTGGCATAATATGTCCGGTTTATCCTTTTTGCTGCTGATTGGCGGAGGGGTTGCTTACAGTATCGGCGCGATAATCTATGCCCTTAAAAAACCAAATCCGGTTCGAGGGGTGTTCGGTTTTCACGAAATATTCCATGTCTTTATTTTATTGGGAGCAATATTCCATTATTTTATGGTTTATATTGCCGTTACGCTCTGATTGCAAACCTAATCCGTAATTTTGATAACCGTTCTAATTCTCTGCCTAACGTGCTATATTATAGGCGCAAGTAATTTTTGAAGGTTTACTATGACATACGAACCTGAAAGAGAGCCTCTTAAACCGCTTAAGTGGTATAAAGAGCTGGGCGATAAGAAAAAGAGGATTGAAGCCGGTTTCTTTTTGGCGGAAGGGGAGCGGGCGGTAGCGCAAATTGCCCTTAATAACCCCGAAGCCATTAGAGAGCTATTGTTAACGGATGAAGCGCCCTCTTTTGGCGATACATACCCTTACAGGCGTATCACAGCGGGGCAGCTGCGCTTGATAACCTCCGCAACCACCCCCCAAGGAATTGTTGCCGTTGTTAAGATTCCCGCCGATATTTACAGCAATAAAATCCCGGCTAACCCCGGTGCAAAAATCCTTCTTTTGGAAGATATCCAAGACCCCGGAAACCTGGGCACGCTTATTCGCACGGCGGTTGCTTTTGGTTTTACAGGGATTGTTATGAGCGAAAAATGCGCCGACCCGCTTGCGCCGAAAGCGGTGCAGTCAACGGCCGGCACACTGCTTTCTTTGTGGATAAGAAGAACAAATAACTATCTTAATGTCATCAACGCGTTAAAAACAGAAGGCTACTCCGTTATTGCGACCGCTTTGGACGGGGAAGATGACACATCTCCTTTGCAAAAGACGGAGAAATTAATACTGGCGCTGGGTAACGAAGCCTCCGGCTTATCCGAAGAAGTTTTAAAGGCGGCTGATTTCAGAATAAAAATTCCGATTGAAGATAAGGCCGAATCTTTGAACGTGGCTGCTTGCGGGGCGATTTGTATGTACCTTTGCCGCTAGGAGTTTCTCTGTTTTTACGGTTATCCTACGAGAAAATCTTGATTCCCGCCACCCCCAACAGCACCAATATTGCCGTCCAAAGGATTATTCCGATTGTCATCCAAAAAACAAGCTTTTTACCGGGGATGCCCGATGCAACGCCGATTGCCGCCCCGAAAAGGACGCCGGTAAGAAAGGGTGAAAGCAATCCCAGCCCGATAACGCCGTATTTTTGCCAAATCCTTTGCACTAAACCCGGTTTCTTGTCGCTGTCTTGTTGTTCATAGAATTTTAACAGGAAACTGCGTAAATGCTTCCCGGCAAAGATTACAATAAAGACACAGATTATTGCCCCGGTTGCGGTGGCAACAGAAATTGCCAGGGGGTGTAAACCCATCACAAAGCCGAGCGGAACAGCCGCCCACAGCTCTAAAACGGCCAGCGCCGCAACAAGTAAAAAATTAATCGCTATCATATGGTTTTTCGTTTAAAGTAAGATTAATTATAGCACGGAGATCGTTTCCGACAAAAACGGTTTTGGCCGCAATTGACCTTCCCCTCAGGCTGTTCTAAAATTGATGCATGTCGCCCCAAACCCTATCAATTATTATCGCCGCTGTGATCGGGCTTTTGGCCATCGGTTGCATTTTTGCGGCCTTTCGTGCGTTTAAGTGCAAACGTACAATTGACGATTGCCCGACATCCAAAACGCGAGGCGTTTTTATCGGGCTTACGGAACTGAAGGGCACTGCCGAAAGCGAGACCCCTTTTACCGCTTATCTTTCCGGCAAGGCATGCGTGCAGTATGAATGGCAGGTTGATGAACATTGGTCGCGGATAGTTCATGAAACCTATATTGATTCAGAAGGGCGCACGCAATCCAGAACACGTACCGAGAGCGGTTGGAAAAAGATTGCCGGCAAAGAAGTAAGCGCCCCTTTTTATTTAAAAGATGAAACCGGCTTAATTCGCATTGTTCCGGAGAAAGCTAAAATCGAAAATATTAAGGTATTTGAAGAAACTTGCACACCCAAAGACATTTTGTATTTCGGTAAATGTCCGGTCGGCGAAATTGCCGATACAACCCACCGCCGGAGGTTTTACGAATCGGCGATTCCGCTGCACAGCCAGCTTTATATTATCGGGCAAGCGCGCGAAAGGGAAGACATTGTTGCCGCCGAAATCGCCTATAATAAAAATGCCCCAATGTTTTTAATATCGACACGCACCGAAAAGCAGCTAAGCACTTCCTATTTGTGGGGGTTTTGGCTGTGGTTTATCGGAGGGTTGTTAACGGCTCTCGGTGTTGCCGCTGCCTTGACATATATCGGCACAGAGAATTCAACGTTCCTTTGGGAACCGTTTGCAATTACCGCCGCAATCTATTTTTTGGTATTTGTTCTTAGTTGGGTTTTTAATGTTTACAACAGCCTGATTAACTTGCATAACCGCGTTAAACAGGGCTGGTCGCAGGTTGATATTCAGTTAAAACGCCGCCATGATTTAATCCCCAACTTAGTGAGTGCCGTGGAAGGCTACCGCGGCTATGAAGCCGATATCCAGTGCTTGCTTGGCGAGTTACGCACTCAAGGGCGAGCGCCCGCCTCCGAAGAAGATAGCGCGGATTTTAAAGGCGTTGCCCCGCTGTTTAACATAATTATCGAGTGTTATCCGGAGCTTAAAGCCTCTCAAAACTTCTTGCACTTACAAAAAGAGCTCTCCTCAACCGAACAGCGAATTGCTTTGGCACGCGACTACTACAATGAAATTGCCACGTATTACAATACGCGCTTGGAAGTTATCCCCGACAGATTTGTGGCTTTTATAGCGGGATTGCGTCCGCGCACTCTGACGGACGCTGCTGATTTTGAACGTGCACCGGTGCAGGTTAAGCTGGCGGAGTGAGATGTTTTTTACTTATAAAATTTTAAGCAATAATCCGAAAAACACGTTTCGTTTTTGACAAAAAATTTCAGCATGCCTAAAATATCGGGAAGATAATTTACCAAAAAGAGGGCTTAAAAACCCCGCGATAAGGCGTTAAGAAAGTTATGGCTGAAATGAACCGAGAAGCAGCGGTTATTGTTGAAAATCTGGAGAAAAGTTATCGTAAAATAAAAGCGGTTGACGGTATTTTCTTTCGCGTTGAGCGCGGGGAAGTCTTCGGGTTTTTAGGGCCGAACGGCGCCGGTAAAACTACTACCATTCGTATTCTTTTAACGTTAATACAGCCGACGGCGGGCAAAGTAAGTGTTTTGGGCTTGGATGTAAAAAAAGAGGCCGATAAAATCCGCCAGCTTGCCGGTTATGTGCCGCAAGGGATTTCGGTTGACGGTGAGATTACGGCCTACGAAAACCTTTTAATTTATTCCAAACTTTACGGTGTTCCGTCCTCACAAAGAAAAAAGCGCATCAGCGAAGTGCTGGAGTATATCGGTTTGGCGGATCGCGCAAACGATATGGTTAAAACCTATTCGGGCGGGATGATGCGCCGCTTGGAACTTGCTCAATCCTTAATTAACAGACCTCAAATCCTCTTTCTTGACGAACCGAGTATCGGCCTTGACCCCAACTCCCGCAACGCAATGTGGGAAATGGTGCGCAGCCTCAGGCAAGAACTCGGCACCACCGTTTTCCTGACCACGCATGATATGGTTGAAGCGGATGCCCTCTGTGACAGAATCGGCATTATGGATAAGGGTAAACTGGTAGTAATCGGAACACCCGCTTACTTAAAAGCGACTGTCGGCGGTGATGTGGTGACGGTGAGTGCAAAAAACGCTGCGCTTGGCGAAGCGATTCAAAAGCTGGGCTATAAAACAATCGGCGAAGCGACTAACGGCAATGCCGATTTACTGGTTGAAAACGGTGAAAACGCTATTCCGCGTATTGTTAGCGGGTTTAAAGAGCAGGGCATTGATCTTGAATCAATCTATCTTAAAAAACCGTCTTTGGACGATGTCTTTTTAAAGTACACCGGTTCGCGTATCGATGACGGTGCCGGCTGGGCGCAGACCAAAAAGATTCGGGCGGCCTACGGAAGGATGGCAAAATGAAGTTTGCGCGTTATGCCACTACGATGCTGGCGATTACCGAATTGGAAATGCGTAAAATCAGGCACGATCAAACCCAGATTTTGATGCGCTTAATCCAGCCGATATTGTGGCTGACTATTTTTGGGGTAACATTTAGCAATATTCGTGTTATTCCCACCGGTGATTACACCTACTTGCAATTCTTAACCCCGGGCATATTGGCGCAGTCGGTTATTTTTGCCGCCATCTTCTTTGGCATTAATGTTGTCTGGGAGCGCGACTTAGGCATCTTAAATAAGCTGTTATCGACACCGGCGCCGCGTTCATCAATTGTAATCGGTAAATCACTTGCGGGCGGTTTGCGCGGTTCGTTTCAGGCGCTCGGCATACTGGTAATTGCGCTTGTAATCGGTATCGATTTAATCCTTACCCCGCTGAGCATCCTGGGAATGCTTTTAATCATAATTTTGTGCGGAATATGTTTTTCGGCAATGAGTATGGCTTTGGCATCGGTTTTTCGTACGCGGGAGCGGATGATGGGGGTTGGGCAGGCGCTTACAATGCCGCTCTTTTTTGCTTCCAGCGCTATCTATCCGATATCGATTATGCCCGGCTGGCTTCAGGCGATTGCCATTGTTAACCCCTTAAGCTATATTGTCGATGCTTTAAGATCGCTTCTGGTTACCGGCGACCTTTCCGGACTGGGAACGGATATTCTTATTATCGTTATTTCGGCAGCGGTGCTGTTGGTGCTTGCCAGTATCGGTTTTAAAAGGCTTTTGGTCTAACGCCTTTAAGCCGGTTCTATCCGAATTATTATAAAAATCTTTTCACACAAACGTATCATCCCCGAAACATTTAATTTATCCGTTTAAGAACAAAAACCAAAAAGCCCTCGCTGATTTTTAGCGGGGGCCTTCTTTGCTTAGTTTGTAATCTTTTTAATCGTTTTCTTTGGCTTCTTTTTTGGCCTTCTTTTTGCGGTCGTTTACGGCATTTTGCAGAATCAGCTCGATTTGTCCGTTAACACTGCGGAACTCCTGAGCCGCCCACTCGTTGAGGCTATCCCATAGTTCTCCGTTAATGCGGAGGAGGTAGCTTTTCCGTTCTCCCTTTTTCATTTAAAACCTTTCTCGTTTTTACTGGTAAAGCGTGCCGGTGTTAATTACCGGTGAAGTTGATGATTCGCTGCACAGAACGACCAAAAGATTACTGACCATAGCCGCCTTTTTCTCTTCGTCCAAATCGACTAAGTGCTTTTCGGCAAGCTGTGAAAGCGCCATTTCCACCATACTGACGGCACCGTTTACAATTTGGCTTCGGGCGGCAACCACTGCCGATGCCTGTTGACGGCGCAGCATCGCTTCGGCGATTTCCGGCGCATAAGCTAAATGGCTCAGCCTTGCTTCAATGACCGTAACACCGGCCCTGCCCAGCCTTTCCTGTAATTCGGCTTCCAGCATTTGGTTGATTTTTTCGGTGCTGGCACGCAGAGTCAATTGCTCCTCGTTGGTATCCTCAAATGAATCATAGGGGTAGGATTGCGCCAGGTGACGCACAGAGGCCTCACTTTGGATAATTACATACTGCTCGTAGTTATCGACATCAAAACTGGCTTTAAAGGTGTCTTCAACCTTCCAGACAATAACGGCGGCAATCTCAATCGGGTTACCGACTTTATCGTTAACCTTTAGTTTCTGACCGCTTAAATTGCGCGCGCGCAAACTCATCTTCTTCTTGGCAAAAAACGGGTTAGCCCAGAAGAATCCGTTTTCTCTGACCGTTCCGGCATATTTACCGAAAAGAATGGTAACCTTGGTTTCGTTGGGGTTAACAATAAAGAGCCCAGGAAGAACCAAAATCACATCGACGGCTGTTATGATACTTGCCAGAACAATCATCCACACCGGCGACCCGTCGGCGCTTAAAACAAACAGCACGATTGCCGCCACTGCCAAAATAATGGCAACCGCCAGCATTAAAAAGCCGTTGTACGTTTTGGTAACTTTTTCTTTCATTATAACCTCCTTTTTCATATCATTGTGATATCATAATAATATCACTATCAGGGAGAGAAATCAATAGGTTGGAGCCGGTAGCATATTGAATTTTCCCAAAGTTTT includes the following:
- a CDS encoding RNA methyltransferase, which encodes MTYEPEREPLKPLKWYKELGDKKKRIEAGFFLAEGERAVAQIALNNPEAIRELLLTDEAPSFGDTYPYRRITAGQLRLITSATTPQGIVAVVKIPADIYSNKIPANPGAKILLLEDIQDPGNLGTLIRTAVAFGFTGIVMSEKCADPLAPKAVQSTAGTLLSLWIRRTNNYLNVINALKTEGYSVIATALDGEDDTSPLQKTEKLILALGNEASGLSEEVLKAADFRIKIPIEDKAESLNVAACGAICMYLCR
- a CDS encoding DNA-binding protein codes for the protein MKKGERKSYLLRINGELWDSLNEWAAQEFRSVNGQIELILQNAVNDRKKKAKKEAKEND
- a CDS encoding hemolysin III family protein encodes the protein MINIRHSEKVSAYTHLAGAVLALAGLVILLAVTWGRWDYFILSLVYGLGALCLFLASGIYHAQKQEENAVNIWRKLDHIAIFIMIAGTYTPMCYAYLGGAWFWSIIGVQWGCVLAGIFFKFFYMRAPRVISPILYLLMGWMAVIPMNILWHNMSGLSFLLLIGGGVAYSIGAIIYALKKPNPVRGVFGFHEIFHVFILLGAIFHYFMVYIAVTL
- a CDS encoding SPFH domain-containing protein is translated as MKEKVTKTYNGFLMLAVAIILAVAAIVLFVLSADGSPVWMIVLASIITAVDVILVLPGLFIVNPNETKVTILFGKYAGTVRENGFFWANPFFAKKKMSLRARNLSGQKLKVNDKVGNPIEIAAVIVWKVEDTFKASFDVDNYEQYVIIQSEASVRHLAQSYPYDSFEDTNEEQLTLRASTEKINQMLEAELQERLGRAGVTVIEARLSHLAYAPEIAEAMLRRQQASAVVAARSQIVNGAVSMVEMALSQLAEKHLVDLDEEKKAAMVSNLLVVLCSESSTSPVINTGTLYQ
- a CDS encoding ATP-binding cassette domain-containing protein — translated: MAEMNREAAVIVENLEKSYRKIKAVDGIFFRVERGEVFGFLGPNGAGKTTTIRILLTLIQPTAGKVSVLGLDVKKEADKIRQLAGYVPQGISVDGEITAYENLLIYSKLYGVPSSQRKKRISEVLEYIGLADRANDMVKTYSGGMMRRLELAQSLINRPQILFLDEPSIGLDPNSRNAMWEMVRSLRQELGTTVFLTTHDMVEADALCDRIGIMDKGKLVVIGTPAYLKATVGGDVVTVSAKNAALGEAIQKLGYKTIGEATNGNADLLVENGENAIPRIVSGFKEQGIDLESIYLKKPSLDDVFLKYTGSRIDDGAGWAQTKKIRAAYGRMAK
- a CDS encoding LemA family protein, which produces MSPQTLSIIIAAVIGLLAIGCIFAAFRAFKCKRTIDDCPTSKTRGVFIGLTELKGTAESETPFTAYLSGKACVQYEWQVDEHWSRIVHETYIDSEGRTQSRTRTESGWKKIAGKEVSAPFYLKDETGLIRIVPEKAKIENIKVFEETCTPKDILYFGKCPVGEIADTTHRRRFYESAIPLHSQLYIIGQAREREDIVAAEIAYNKNAPMFLISTRTEKQLSTSYLWGFWLWFIGGLLTALGVAAALTYIGTENSTFLWEPFAITAAIYFLVFVLSWVFNVYNSLINLHNRVKQGWSQVDIQLKRRHDLIPNLVSAVEGYRGYEADIQCLLGELRTQGRAPASEEDSADFKGVAPLFNIIIECYPELKASQNFLHLQKELSSTEQRIALARDYYNEIATYYNTRLEVIPDRFVAFIAGLRPRTLTDAADFERAPVQVKLAE
- a CDS encoding small multi-drug export protein; translation: MIAINFLLVAALAVLELWAAVPLGFVMGLHPLAISVATATGAIICVFIVIFAGKHLRSFLLKFYEQQDSDKKPGLVQRIWQKYGVIGLGLLSPFLTGVLFGAAIGVASGIPGKKLVFWMTIGIILWTAILVLLGVAGIKIFS
- a CDS encoding ABC transporter permease produces the protein MKFARYATTMLAITELEMRKIRHDQTQILMRLIQPILWLTIFGVTFSNIRVIPTGDYTYLQFLTPGILAQSVIFAAIFFGINVVWERDLGILNKLLSTPAPRSSIVIGKSLAGGLRGSFQALGILVIALVIGIDLILTPLSILGMLLIIILCGICFSAMSMALASVFRTRERMMGVGQALTMPLFFASSAIYPISIMPGWLQAIAIVNPLSYIVDALRSLLVTGDLSGLGTDILIIVISAAVLLVLASIGFKRLLV